From Rhizorhabdus wittichii RW1, a single genomic window includes:
- a CDS encoding conserved hypothetical protein (KEGG: mes:Meso_4152 hypothetical protein), with protein sequence MRFIIALYEIDRAYGGPEEGAWWYDTGELARLLALAPTETRAVQLADRANRLLERLQRHRRRVDSVLYDGGRYAAIVFEWTAPPAFPEVRPQYA encoded by the coding sequence ATGCGCTTCATCATCGCTCTCTACGAGATCGACCGCGCCTATGGTGGGCCTGAAGAAGGTGCCTGGTGGTACGATACCGGCGAACTGGCTCGATTGCTGGCGCTCGCGCCCACCGAGACCCGCGCCGTCCAGCTTGCCGATCGCGCCAATCGCCTGCTCGAGCGGTTACAGCGCCACCGCCGCCGCGTCGATTCCGTCCTCTACGACGGTGGGCGCTATGCCGCCATCGTCTTCGAATGGACGGCGCCGCCGGCATTTCCCGAAGTCCGGCCGCAATACGCCTGA
- a CDS encoding hypothetical protein (KEGG: xfa:XFa0020 hypothetical protein): MTAAPFGKAAAGKALDRLIDLARSDTGQARRAANFLLAWWNGEDCGHFPIADLFGVDATIATHITTIIGFLGQHEGAIYPDAFGRKAEMIELVGRWRDFADEDG; encoded by the coding sequence GTGACCGCGGCACCCTTCGGCAAGGCCGCTGCGGGAAAAGCTCTCGATCGCCTGATCGATCTTGCCCGGTCCGACACGGGCCAGGCGCGCCGCGCCGCCAACTTCCTGCTCGCCTGGTGGAATGGCGAGGATTGCGGTCATTTTCCCATTGCCGATCTCTTCGGTGTCGATGCGACGATCGCGACCCATATCACGACCATCATTGGATTTCTTGGCCAGCATGAAGGTGCGATCTACCCCGATGCCTTCGGTCGCAAGGCCGAGATGATCGAACTGGTCGGGCGCTGGCGCGACTTCGCCGACGAGGATGGCTGA
- a CDS encoding PilT protein domain protein (PFAM: PilT protein domain protein~KEGG: gox:GOX2554 plasmid stability-like protein) produces the protein MFLLDTNVISALRRPERLPPEVTSWADEADVDQCYISVISVLEIELGILAKERVDASTGRILRTWFQTDVLAAFDDRIIPIDTEVAMRCAALHVPDPQPERDGLIAATAVVHSMTLVTRNVADFERTPANLLNPWH, from the coding sequence ATGTTTCTCCTAGATACGAACGTCATCTCCGCGCTTCGCAGACCTGAACGGCTGCCTCCCGAGGTGACATCCTGGGCGGACGAAGCCGATGTCGACCAGTGCTACATTTCGGTCATATCGGTCCTCGAAATTGAACTAGGCATTTTAGCCAAGGAGCGCGTCGATGCTTCTACCGGCCGCATTTTGCGGACATGGTTTCAAACCGACGTGCTGGCGGCGTTCGATGATCGCATCATCCCGATCGACACCGAAGTCGCGATGCGGTGCGCCGCATTGCATGTGCCGGATCCCCAACCGGAGCGGGATGGTCTGATCGCCGCGACGGCGGTTGTGCATTCGATGACGCTTGTTACCCGCAACGTTGCGGATTTCGAGCGCACGCCGGCCAACCTCCTAAATCCCTGGCATTGA
- a CDS encoding prevent-host-death family protein (TIGRFAM: prevent-host-death family protein~KEGG: gox:GOX2553 hypothetical protein), with the protein MPKCEALMNMTTISSRDFNQGASRAKKAARKGPVYITERGRPTHVLMTIEDYHRRQGKKPRSLLATLAQAGDDADFDFEPSKLDHIVRPADLD; encoded by the coding sequence ATGCCCAAGTGCGAGGCTCTTATGAACATGACAACCATTTCAAGTCGTGACTTCAACCAAGGTGCGAGCCGGGCAAAGAAAGCAGCCCGCAAGGGCCCTGTCTATATCACCGAACGGGGCAGGCCCACCCATGTGCTCATGACGATCGAGGATTATCATCGACGGCAGGGCAAGAAGCCCCGCAGCTTGCTCGCGACCTTGGCGCAAGCCGGCGACGATGCTGACTTTGACTTCGAACCCAGCAAGCTGGATCATATCGTCCGACCGGCGGATCTGGATTGA
- a CDS encoding conserved hypothetical protein (KEGG: sal:Sala_0423 hypothetical protein), which produces MSHCYYHALSSVKRWGGEAEDYLPLHQWFDESKKIVADPRHRSLRHHAEGIFMLETVFGVTIRNADGRDIPVRLIGEQHVQEDLGRIPSFADWARLIQPMPWILRGNPAGSPGLDPDVENMCHVAPATQL; this is translated from the coding sequence ATGTCGCACTGCTATTATCACGCGCTCAGCTCCGTGAAGCGCTGGGGCGGCGAGGCCGAGGACTATCTGCCCCTCCACCAATGGTTCGACGAGTCGAAGAAGATCGTCGCGGACCCCCGCCACCGTTCCTTGCGCCACCATGCAGAGGGCATATTCATGCTCGAGACGGTCTTCGGCGTGACGATCCGAAACGCTGATGGACGGGATATCCCGGTGCGGTTGATCGGGGAACAGCACGTCCAAGAGGATCTTGGCCGTATTCCCTCCTTCGCTGACTGGGCGCGGCTCATCCAGCCGATGCCGTGGATTCTTCGGGGCAACCCGGCCGGGTCACCGGGATTGGATCCAGATGTTGAAAACATGTGCCACGTTGCTCCAGCGACGCAATTGTAG
- a CDS encoding hypothetical protein (KEGG: eli:ELI_00680 hypothetical protein) produces MTATDQSADAAITDPIEAELQAALSAVRTVEARCKDAFLPHLLDHGIVRVEIHYDGGGDQGSVGDVNAYTLEGEIALPRILCDHHSLAYSGEVSTRTIDLEDALSAFVDNAICARHAGWEDGEGAYGTIAIDVASGAVTLTHNSRFIDYDTTEAEL; encoded by the coding sequence ATGACCGCGACAGATCAATCTGCCGATGCCGCCATCACCGATCCGATCGAGGCCGAGTTGCAGGCGGCCCTGTCCGCCGTGCGGACAGTCGAGGCGCGCTGCAAGGATGCCTTCCTCCCGCATCTGCTCGATCATGGCATTGTCCGTGTCGAAATCCACTACGATGGCGGCGGCGACCAAGGCAGCGTCGGTGATGTCAATGCCTACACGCTGGAAGGCGAGATCGCGCTGCCGCGCATCCTCTGCGATCACCATAGCCTCGCCTATAGCGGCGAAGTGTCGACCCGCACGATCGACCTCGAGGATGCTCTGAGCGCCTTCGTCGACAACGCCATCTGCGCGCGGCACGCCGGCTGGGAGGACGGGGAGGGCGCTTATGGCACCATCGCCATAGACGTCGCCAGCGGCGCGGTGACCCTCACGCACAACAGCCGGTTCATCGACTATGACACGACCGAGGCGGAGCTATAG
- a CDS encoding protein of unknown function DUF736 (PFAM: protein of unknown function DUF736~KEGG: mes:Meso_0529 protein of unknown function DUF736), with translation MNIGSIKQNDAGIFVGKIATLAIAMTIALREVHSANPKAPKYEVLALSASRAWVQVGALFELASNSTGEAFLNGKIEDPSLAAPLYVSAFRQEDGSYNVVWSRPTRRRDLASEMAPKADEGLPPLPGADETAGPATQGTEAGLGQSSASHAFAG, from the coding sequence ATGAATATCGGTTCGATCAAGCAGAATGACGCCGGCATTTTCGTCGGCAAGATCGCGACGCTGGCGATCGCGATGACGATTGCGCTGCGCGAGGTGCACTCGGCCAATCCGAAGGCGCCGAAGTACGAGGTGCTGGCGCTGTCGGCATCGCGGGCGTGGGTGCAGGTGGGTGCTCTGTTCGAGCTTGCCTCCAACAGCACCGGCGAGGCGTTCCTCAACGGCAAGATCGAGGATCCGAGCCTGGCCGCGCCGCTCTACGTGTCGGCGTTCCGTCAGGAGGACGGCAGCTACAACGTCGTGTGGTCGCGCCCGACGCGCCGCCGCGACCTCGCCTCGGAGATGGCGCCCAAGGCCGACGAGGGCCTGCCGCCGCTGCCCGGTGCCGACGAGACCGCCGGCCCCGCCACACAGGGCACCGAAGCCGGCCTCGGACAGTCCTCCGCAAGCCATGCCTTCGCTGGCTGA